GTTGCTTCGCCGCATCCGCGAGCTTGACCCGGACCTTGCCTTCATCTTGATGACGGCATATTCGTCCACTGAAAGCGCCGTCGAAGCCATCACGCTCGGCGTCTATCATCACGTCAAGAAGCCGTTCAATCTCGACGAGATGGTCGTCTTCGTGCAGCGTGGCCTCGAAACCACCAAGCTGCGCCGCGAGGTCAAGGCGCTGCGGGCGAGCCAGTCTGCCCCCTACTCCTTCAATCACATCATGGGCGAGTCGTCAGCGATGGTGGCGGCCAAGACCCTCCTCCGCAAGGTCGCCGCGAGCGGCTCCTCGACGGTGCTCATTACGGGCGAGAGCGGAACTGGGAAGGATCTCGCGGCCAAGGCGATGCATTATGCCAGCCCGCGACGCCTACGCCCTTTTATGAACATCACGTGCTCCGCCTTGACCGAAACGTTGCTCGAGAGTGAGCTCTTCGGCCACGAGCGCGGCGCGTTTACCGACGCGCGCACACAGAAGCGCGGCCTCCTCGAACAAGCAGATGGCGGCACCGTCTTCCTCGACGAGATTGGCGAGACCAGCCCGATGTTCCAGGTGAAGCTGCTGCGCTTCCTGGAAGAGAAGACGTTCAAGCGCGTGGGCGGTGTGGCGGACATTCGCGTGGATGTGCGCGTCGTGGCGGCGACCAATCGGAATCTCGACCACGAGGTTCGCGAGGGACGGTTCCGCGAGGATCTGTTCTATCGCCTGAGCGTGCTGCCCCTGACGATGCCATCACTGAGGGAACGTCGCGAGGATATCCCGCCTCTGGCCCACTACTTCGTGGATCAGTTCAACCGAGAGTTCCGGAAGCACGTGCGCGCCGTGGCACCGGACGCGATGAAGAGCCTGCAAGCGGAGCCCTGGCCCGGGAACGTACGCCAGTTGCGGAATGCCATCGAACGCGCCATGCTCCTCACCGACGAGGACGTGCTGACCAGCGAGTTTCTGATGCTTGCGCCGGGTAGCTCCACGCGTGGGCGGTTGGTCCTGCCGCCCGAAGGGCTCAATATCGAGGAAGTGGAGCGCGAGCTCGTCATGCAGGCGCTCGAGCGCACGCACGGCAATCAGACCCGCGCGGCCGCGTTGCTCGGCATGCACCGCGACCAGATCCGGTACCGCATCGAGAAATTCGGCCTCATGAAGGTCCCGCCCGGCACCGCCGCGAGCTGACACGCGCTGCGCACACCCACTCCGAGGACGTGACGTCACCGAAATAATGTTGCAATAAATAAATATAGTAATATTCTAATGTTGTGCCCACCGCGCTGCAGGCCTTCAAGGCTGACTTCTTCCGCGCGCTCGCTCACCCCATCCGCATAAGAGTCCTCGAGATACTCAGTACAGGTGAACGCACCGTCCAAGAGCTGCAACAGCTTCTGCAACTGGAGCAACCTGTGGTGTCCCAGCATCTTGCGGTGCTCAGAGCCAAGAACATCGTGACACCGCGGAAGGTGGGAACGACCGTCCAGTACGCCCTTGGCGATCCGTTGGTCAGCGAGCTGCTCTCGGTGGCGCGGGAGATTTTCAACAACCGTCTCGTCGACACGCAGACGATGTTGAAGGAGCTCCGGCGAGAAAGACGGAAGTAGGCACGGCGATGTTGCTGTTTTCGAAGATCTGGAGAACGAGGATCGCGACCGAAGCGGTGCCACCTGGCGATCCAGCAGCGATCGAGATCGTCCGTGTACTGGAGCAGCGGATCAAACGCCTCCTCGGTCGGGCGCTGGCGATTCGGGAGATCGATGCGGGCTCGTGTAATGGATGCGAGCTCGAGATCACGGGGCTCGCCAGCCCAATCTACGACATGGAGCGATTCGGCATGCACTTCGTCGCGTCGCCGCGCCATGCCGATCTGCTCCTAGTGACCGGGCCAGTTACGCGGAACATGGAAGTTCCGTTACGCCGGACCTACGACGCAACGCCAGCGCCGAAGTTTGTGGTCGCGGTGGGTGATTGCGCCAAGAACTGCGGGGTGTTTGGCGGCAGCTACGCTGTCGTGGGGCCGGTCGATCGGGTCATCCCCGTTGACATCTCCATTGCCGGGTGCCCACCCGAGCCGTTCGATATCTTACGCGGCATTCTGCAAGGGCTGGATCGCTTCGCGGAGAAACGCACAAGGGTGATGCCCATCAGCGAGGGATCCCCGCGATGACCGTCGCGAGTGGCGCGCTCGGGGTCATGGCCGGCGCGTACCTCGTGGGGGGCGGACTGGCTGTCTTGGCGCGTTCTCCACGCATGGCCCGTGTGGTCACAGTGGTCGGCGCCGTCGTCGGCTCTGCCGCGGGCCTGATCGCCGCCGCTACTGTGCTGAAGACGGCCCACCCCGCGGAAGCCACACTCTCCAGCCTGGTCGCCGATGCAGGCGGCATCGTGATTGGTCTCGATCGTCTCGGCGCCTTCTTTTTGGCGCTGATCGCCGCCGTGAGCCTCCTCGCCGCCCTCTACGGCGTCAGCTACACCGCGGAGTACGACGGCCGTCGGTCGCTGCGCCTCTTCGGGCTGATCTTCAATGGATTTCTCCTCGGGATGAGCCTCGTCGTGTGCGCCGCGAACGTTTTCACCTTCCTGTTGGCGTGGGAGCTCATGGCGGTGACGTCATACTTCCTCGTCATGACCGAAAACGAGAGCCCTACGACCCGACAGGCCGGTCTGTCGTACGTGGCGATGACGCATTTCGGGCTCGTGATGCTGCTTCCGATGTTCTTCCTGATGGCACCGACGGCCGGCGCCACCACCTTTCCGGACTTGCGGGCCGGAGCGGCGGCACTGCCCGCCGGTACGCGAAGTCTCGTGTTTCTCTTGGCGCTCGTGGCCTTCGGCTCGAAGGCTGGCATCGTCCCGCTCCACGTCTGGTTACCGCGGGCACACCCTGCGGCACCGTCTCACGTGTCTGCGCTCATGTCAGGCGTGATGATCAAGCTCGGCATCTACGGCCTGATGCGGGTCACGATTGATTTCCTCGGGCCTGGCCCTTCCTGGTGGGGTGGGCTCACGCTCG
This window of the Luteitalea sp. genome carries:
- a CDS encoding AAA domain-containing protein, coding for LLRRIRELDPDLAFILMTAYSSTESAVEAITLGVYHHVKKPFNLDEMVVFVQRGLETTKLRREVKALRASQSAPYSFNHIMGESSAMVAAKTLLRKVAASGSSTVLITGESGTGKDLAAKAMHYASPRRLRPFMNITCSALTETLLESELFGHERGAFTDARTQKRGLLEQADGGTVFLDEIGETSPMFQVKLLRFLEEKTFKRVGGVADIRVDVRVVAATNRNLDHEVREGRFREDLFYRLSVLPLTMPSLRERREDIPPLAHYFVDQFNREFRKHVRAVAPDAMKSLQAEPWPGNVRQLRNAIERAMLLTDEDVLTSEFLMLAPGSSTRGRLVLPPEGLNIEEVERELVMQALERTHGNQTRAAALLGMHRDQIRYRIEKFGLMKVPPGTAAS
- a CDS encoding metalloregulator ArsR/SmtB family transcription factor, which translates into the protein MPTALQAFKADFFRALAHPIRIRVLEILSTGERTVQELQQLLQLEQPVVSQHLAVLRAKNIVTPRKVGTTVQYALGDPLVSELLSVAREIFNNRLVDTQTMLKELRRERRK
- the nuoB gene encoding NADH-quinone oxidoreductase subunit NuoB, with the protein product MLLFSKIWRTRIATEAVPPGDPAAIEIVRVLEQRIKRLLGRALAIREIDAGSCNGCELEITGLASPIYDMERFGMHFVASPRHADLLLVTGPVTRNMEVPLRRTYDATPAPKFVVAVGDCAKNCGVFGGSYAVVGPVDRVIPVDISIAGCPPEPFDILRGILQGLDRFAEKRTRVMPISEGSPR